The sequence below is a genomic window from Hydractinia symbiolongicarpus strain clone_291-10 chromosome 10, HSymV2.1, whole genome shotgun sequence.
gtttgtgccaatattccgtgttctcttcacatggacaagtcaattctaacataattacagttttggaagaactggatattaacacgtctgggcgtagttgtgttattgcaatgtatggtggaacaactaaaacggaatctaaatctgacagtattttccaatcggcagcaaggtgaagaaggcctggacactttgtTTGTCTTCTTAGATGTTGATTGACCGTccggaatgaaattaattttgttgcacttggaaaccttaagaggttcatatgataccaaaaactcttttaatgcgttaaccaaaactattaaaacaGAGCAATGACGGTAAGTGTATCTACCCTGCGtaagggaggtcctacaggcacccaatatgtgagagacatttgaggatggtttcttgcacagaatgcaacttttgtctttctcaattccccaactcacaagattggttggagagcgaagggtgtcgtaggttgcccctatacaaaaggaagttagacattgtggcagtgaaagaattgttctccaagataaaccatttttcacataagagcACCATTTCGTCCAATTGTcttgcaaatgcaactgtacagctctggcatggtaaatatcgtcttcattttcttcaatgatattggaaacaagctttcggtaagcataagtgccttttggtggtatattcttgtggtctaagagccctaagccagctcgcccagtctgatgcaaacctaaaatccttttgaaatttagctgactatccgccgaaagaactgcctcactaactttccaatttccagctTTCAAATCTTAGACACACAAGGGTCGACAGAATCTCTTAGTAACAGATGTCCactgattttggcagatttgagaacacatgcaagacttttcaggggaagaggacaaggcgatgtcgaggaatataaggaaatgttggaaattgaaTGATGTAGTTTTAACCATTTCCTAAAGGCTCGAATACACGGAACAATTTTGCAgatcaattttcaaaataaaatattgaactaAAAGTGATCTAATATTGTTGCGTATATATCGTAGAAAAATAACAGAACGATAATGCCATAATGACGTAAAAACACTCAAAAATTGACCTAATAAAATCAAACCGGTTTGATTTTATTAGATCAATTTTTCATCGGAACAATATTATTTCAAAGGAAACCGCCAGCTGCTCACTTTTTTTTCGAAACTCACGCTCGGTATTTcattcatttcaaatgtttttatgcaCGTAAAGAGAGTAAATGAAGAGAAACGCGACTAAACATGTcagataattttgttttaccaaGTACGTTTAGATCGTATTAAGCCGCAAGGCAAACTGAATTAAGGTACtttgtatttctattttttgtctCTACTTTCTTCGTGATTACACGTTGCTCTCTTCCACCTAACGTGCAACGTCGCGAAATGACGTTGTCGCGATTCCTATTCGAAACTTGAATTCTTCGTTCACTGGGAGGTTGTTACTACCACAATGCTGTGTCTCCTGAGAGGGTTTCAATATACAAAAAGCTTTTTGGAACTTTGTTTAGATCCTCAATTCCTGACAATGACAATTCGCAGGACACGCAAAAACGGAGTGAACCAGCTGAGGAGATTGCACAACCTGAAACAGCTGTGGTTGCAAAAAAACGTGGCAGACCTTCAAAAAAGTCATCCGAAAAAAGAGATTGGGATGATGACGAAATCTTTGTTCTTATTGAAACTTGGTCGAATCACGATAATCTCTACAACACAAGAAACAGCCAATATTTTAATCGTGATACACGACAAAAATCTCTTGAAAAAATTCAGAAAGAATTAGCAGACCAAGGTATTTTTGCTTCAGTGAAAGATATTGCAGATAAACTCACGAATCTAAAGACATACTATGGTGGTCAAAAAAGATCTGTCGAATCTTCAAAGGCCAGTGGCGCTGGAGCTGATGATGTTTACGAGAGTAATTGGAAGTTCTTTCAAGTTTTGCACTTTTTAAATGATTCGTTTACTCCAAGAAAAACTTTTAGCAATGCCGATGAAAATTCAACGTACGAGGTCTTGAATCCACCCTCAGCAAAAAGCGCAAAGAAGATTCGCGATTCGAGCATGGAGACAGCGCAAAAAGTTATGCATTCTGCGGCTGCAGCTTTGGAAAAGTTAAATGAGAAAAGGTCAAACGGAGGAGctgaaaggaaagaaaaaacggAAGATGAAGTTTTTTGTGAATTGCTGTGCAAAATATTAACAAGTATTCCGAATGGCAAAGAAAAAGACATGCTTAAATTGAACATGCAACGTTCCGCAACGTCACTGAAGTATAAACGAGGTCACTCTTCCTCGTCAAGCAGCTCTGTTTCTTCTTCACCTCTCGGATCACCTGTGTTTATGAACAACAGTTACAGCAGTTATAACAATGGATTAttccaataaaatatttttgtatacgtGTTTCTTTTTCTAgtacaaaggtaaaaaaaataaccagCAATAGTTTATAGCTGATTCCATTGCCATGGTATTTGTCCTGGTCCATAAAAGTGGTTTGCGAACACTTCTCTGATATACTCAGCTGAGTTGGTCGCTCTATTACTTCTGTTCACTGGCAATTTCTGAATAATGGATTCGGTGTAGCTTCCTTCTCTCCAGCGCCCAAGTTCAACTTCTCCGTTTTCGCATTCAAAATCGATGAACCCTTGAGGTGTATAACTCTCTTTCGACAAATCTCGTAACATATTGTGCAAAACGAGTGAGGCAAGCGAAATGATAGTTGCTTTATCAGGACTTAGCATGAGCTTGGTGGAGAATACTCTGAAACGGTTCACCCATATTCCAAACGCGTTTTCACTAATGCGGCGAAATCGTGACAAACGGTAATTGAATATTCTATTTCTCGGTGTAAGTTTCCTTTGTGCGAAAGGTTTCATACAGTTGTTGGTTAATGGAAACGCATCATCTCCAACAAAGACGTAAGGAATAGACTCGTTGTTCTGATCATGAGCCCAGTTTGGATCAGGAGACTGTGGCAGGGGCTTACAATCGGGAAGATTTAAGTCACCATTTTCTAAAGCTTTGTAAAAATAGCTGTTTCTATAAACACCGCCGTCGCTTATTCTTCCCTCGCAGCCAACATCCACGAAGCAAAACTTATAATCATGATCGACTATAGCGAGAAGTACAATTGAAAAGAATCCTTTATAATTATAGAATTCTGACCCAGAATCCTTAGGATGTAGAATAGATATGTGTTTCCCATCAGCAGCACCAATGCAATTTGGAAATTGCCAACGCGTTCGAATCTT
It includes:
- the LOC130662617 gene encoding uncharacterized protein LOC130662617, yielding MNTDTFQKLIDIVGPKIQKQRTMMRDPISPEEKLAVTLRFLATGESYESLMYQFRIHKTTISQFIPTVCQEIYLSFKDQYLHLPNTKEEWMAQEEKIRTRWQFPNCIGAADGKHISILHPKDSGSEFYNYKGFFSIVLLAIVDHDYKFCFVDVGCEGRISDGGVYRNSYFYKALENGDLNLPDCKPLPQSPDPNWAHDQNNESIPYVFVGDDAFPLTNNCMKPFAQRKLTPRNRIFNYRLSRFRRISENAFGIWVNRFRVFSTKLMLSPDKATIISLASLVLHNMLRDLSKESYTPQGFIDFECENGEVELGRWREGSYTESIIQKLPVNRSNRATNSAEYIREVFANHFYGPGQIPWQWNQL